The Aedes albopictus strain Foshan chromosome 1, AalbF5, whole genome shotgun sequence genomic interval TCTGCACTTCTGACAGCACCAAAAAACGCCATTTACATCTGCTGTGACAGGAACACAGTCTTGTCTTGTCCGTCTAAGTTCCTCCTATTGATCTGCAAGCTTAAGTCTTATGATCTTAACGTCGTGGATTGGGCAGCGGATGTTTGAGctcctgaatttttttgatgattttcatgaaaatcctgcaggaaaaaGTCCCTACAAATTTCACGCGGATCCCCTAGCGGATCCCTGAAGTATTTTAGCGTGGACCTCTCGCAGAATTTTCCAAGAAGCCGTTGCAGGAATTTGTCTGAAAACTTCTGATGCAGCTTTCTGATCTTATGAAACATTTACTCCTTATAATAAATTAACTATTTATTTGCAAGAAATTCCAACAATCTCTTTAACCCCCAAAATCTCACGGACACCACCTCCAGAACGAAAATCCCGCAACCGATCGCCAGAAGAACACCAACACACTCATAGCATCCCGCCAGGTGCTCGTTCCGGAGAGCCTGCGGTTCTCCAAGGTCCAGCGCCTTCGGGAAGAAATGGTAGTTCCCGTACCGCCTGATCCAGTAGTTCATCAGCCCTGCCGTCTCGATGTTGCCAATCGCCCTGTTCAGCACCCGCACCAGAAAGGTTCGCTTCGAGTAGTAGATCACCATGGGATAGGAACTGACGGCGTCCCGCGTACACCGAACGAAGCCCCGGTCCAGGTGGTACGTATTGTGGTAGGCTAGGTGCTCTAGGGTCACCAGGAGTACTCCGTCGCGCAGCTTACCGGTGGCCAAGGCGTCCATCTGAACGTTGATGGTATCGTTACCTGGTGTTAGGTGGTGCACCCGTCGAAGAACCCGAGGGTTATTCTGGAAGAACCGCTCGGACATTTTGAAGATGTAGTAGTACAGGTTGGAGTGTTCGATTTCGCTGATGGTTTCTACCGCTTTCTGGTTGGACTCGGCTTGGAGGTACTTGAACAGTGAACCCTGGTACAGACTACGGACTATGAAGCAGTGGATGATCCAGAGGATCAGTAGAGTACGGGCAAAGTTTCGTTGTGGTAACCTGGGCAGAACTCCAGTGAAGTACACGTTGAAGAAGTTCAAGAAAGCTGTTCGATTGTCGTTTCCGTAGATGAAGTCCCTTACCGTATTTGAAGTGAACTTCAGTATTAGAACTAAAACAGTGAAGGCACTCATTATAGCAGCAGACGTGAACCAAACTACGGCTTTGAACGGCCGGAACAGCTTTTCGAATGCCGTAAAGGGACGTCCCTCCGGAACGGCAAACAAAATGCGGGACGTGTAGTGCGGTCTTCCGGGTTGCAAGATTTCGTTACGCTGCGGGATGATGCCAAGGCATCCTATTCCGAAGTCGGCGGTCCCGTCTTGGAGGATGCCCATCAACCCGGTACTGTTCTGCGGTCGAGCTTCACCCCATTCGCCGTTGTCCGGTGGAGTGACTACGTTGAGCTGGAAGTTGAGCTGCCCGGACAGCGTAGTGACGAGATCTCCTTCGAATCCACTGACGGTAGCTGAGCGGTTAGGTTCCGCAGAATTGATTCGGACGAAAGGAGGCGTCTGAAAAGTCCCTAGCCGTAGTGAGCAGTTATAGAAATTGTTCAAACGTTGCATGAACAGTTGGGCGGTTGAAGGATCTCGCGTGTGATGAATCGTTGGTGAACCGCAGCTACTTCTAGAGTACGGCGTGTAAAAGTACAGGTCTGGATGATCGTCGTTGACCACGACCAGTACTGTACGTATTATTTTGAGTTTCCAGAAAGTGTTGAACGTGTCGAAGATCTGCGAATCGGTGACCGTATTGATCACGAAGGTGTAGTAGCCGAACAGATCGAATTTTGTCGATTCCATCTGCGGGATGAAGTTCTTCAAACTTTCGTAGTGTTGAAAGATAAAAACAGCGTATGACCATGAAGAGTAATCGAAAATGGTCGAATCTAGCTGAATAATTCTACGCTGGTTGAGGCTACGAATGATAAGGTTTATCAGATCCTGATGAGTTTGATACGATTCTCCCATGAATAGCAAAGGTACTTGACGTATAGTGTAGTGCGTATCGATGATTTCAGCGATCACGTTGGACGTCACACCTAGATTCATGTGCGTTGCAATTGACTTTAACCAAGCGAGGACAATGATGGATACGAATCTTAGTTTCATCTTACTTCCCTAACTTTTGCAGAGATAATGAACTATGGTACGTACTAACATCACCTCTTCTTCAATTAACAGTCGACGTCATGCTTATTGGAAAACGATTTGCAACGCCCACAGCTCATTCAAGCAATTAACTTTCAATACGTTTCTCTTTTTCAATTGACCATGTTTCGGATATTTATTGGATAGGAAGTAGTTCATGACCATAACATTCAACAAACATCATGTTCTGGAGTCACGTACTCGTTGCGATTCTTCTCAGCCATCATCCATCAACTGCAGATAACGAACAACTCGCCCAAACGGTCGCCCAAATACTCTTGCAGCATTTTGTCCACCCATTCGAAGCCGTACAGATCGATCAGGCGATCAGCAACCAAGCGGCAGCATTCCATCGTCAACAAGATCTGATCGATACCATTCTCAGGATGTTGGGAGGTCGTTTGGTCGTTCGTCGTTACAGCACTCGTCCGACTATCGTTGAACCGTACTTCTTTCACCTGATTTTCGTTGACGGCGATGAGGCCCTCACGAGGTTGCTTGCCGAAAGAAATATCATCAATTACGAGACTTCCGGGCTTTACCTTCTCGTGATCAGCGAACCGGAACCACCTGATCAATCCATCGACAGCGTCCTAGCTCATCTATGGAATCTACACCTGGTGAACGCCAACGTGATCTTCAACCGCAACGGTCACGTACTCGTGTATACTTACTTCCCATTCCGAGAAGGTCACTGCGAGCACATAAAACCGGAGCTACTGTTCAACCTGACAACTCTTCAAGAGAACTTTACTCGACCGACATTCTACTGTAATCGCTTGCGTAACTTCCACGGCTGTGCGCTTCTGGGAGGGACATTCGAGGCGAAACCCTACACAATCTACCGGAGCACTACGTCGAACGCAACTCTACAGGTGGGTGGATTCGAAGGAGATCTGATGCAGGTGCTGGCGAGGCAGCTGAATTTCTCATTGTCCTGGAAGAATGCCCCCGGGCAGTGGGGTTTTGCTCGACCACTCGGAAACAGCACCGGCCTGATGAAGATGGCCCAGGAAGAGGATGTTGACTTTGCCATTGTGTACAAAAAGATGTACTTTATTTCCCTTTCCCCCCATGGTACtgtcatcaaattgataactgctaCATCACTTCCTTTCTTCACTTATATTGTCCATTGTTCTTATAAAACTAAAACTTAACACTTGAGCACAGCTCTCACTTTAACTCTCTAGACTTCCCCATCTAGATTTCACTATAGACTTTCATCTATAAACTAACTCCTATCAACTGACTTCTATAAACTCAACTATTAACTGACTACATACTGACTGCCCCCTCTGAACATAGTAATGTCTTTTATAAGTTGgctttcaaagtaatatttatgACTGTACACGTCTGTTTTGGCTACTTAGTTCATACCTTTGGGTGTTAACGAACATTCGTTGAACCCCACGTGACTCGCTATTTACTATTTACGTTAACGGTGGTTCGTAGATTCCAATGTGCTCGCTCGGAGCGTTCTGACCTCTAGGTCTTTGTTTATCTTAACGGTGAACCGTTGATTCACATGTGCGTACTCGGGCGACACATTATATTTACTGTTTTTACATTTAAACGCAAACTTTATCGCTACTAGGGTAAAAGTGCTAATGTTCCACATAAGTGACAATTACATTATATCTACTGAGGAATCCTTATTAATATGGAATAGTAAGGGTGATAACGACTTAGGGTCGTTACAATCTCCCctttgccaatcagctgtttgATTCTAGAATTGAAGATTTTAGAGACAAACGGTAAGTGTAGGTtgaaacattattattattattattattattaatattatgatTTTGTTTTCATCCCCGAGAACTTGTTGATATACTGCTCTGCCTCCAATGCCTGCTTCCTTGGGTTTCCGTTTACATTACGTAGCTCCATGGATGATTTCAGATTCCAGGTGTGGGTATCGGGTTGCCTAATGCCGCTCTCACATACCTTCCATGATTTCAGATGAATGAAAGATATCTTAACCATGCAAATGTTTCGCTACTATTGGTCTCGAACACGTTTGTAATGTTCCGTTTCATCGTCGAGCCACATAGGACATCTCGTCTTCAAAGGGTGAAAACATTATATTCTTATTCCATTTTCGGCTTCTGGATTGGTTGGCGAAAACCGGCTCCACTCAATTTTCGTAGTGAATCAAAAATATCATCCAAAAGTCTTCTTACCAACTTCAGACTGCTTCCATGCTGTCCAAATCATGTAGTTTTTAGGTTGAAACCGCTTGCTTATAGTTTGGTTATTATTTTGCGCATCCATGTTGATGACTATCGATATTTGTTCGATATTGTTCTGCACCGAATGTATGGATTATTTGTAGTGCTAATCCGTATTTGTAATTGTATTTGTGTGTTTTTCGATGAAAGTAAAATCATTGTGATGTCAATTGCTTGTCATACCTCGAGCTAAACATTCTGCTTGGTTTCTACCGGGAATCTTATTCCGTAACTTGTCATGATGTAACTCCTTCCATACCACCCAACACCTGTCATCTTCCGTCATCCTCTCCATCCGTTCATATACCAGAATACAATTGGTATAATCGTGCTCATCAGCGGAATGCTGACCAATCTTCCAATTTGCAGTGTACCATCAGTGTGTTGTCCTCTTCGATGATAACTCTCGGGGTATGAATCGTTAGGccaatatattttatttttacagaTCATTCGGGTCATCTTATTTTGTATATTGATTGTtttgtgttttattttgtttggttttttttttgtttttcctttttttcaaatCAAAATCTGTTCAAAACTACGTTGTATTATCATAATCTGTATTGTGTATGTATTGATAGATCAATCTTCTGTGTTTattgcgtattttttttttcttggtatcaTTATTGAAGTTCTGTTGGAGTTGACgtgttttttttcaaatatatgtAAAATTAAAGCTGTTGTAATGTAAGCATTTTGCAGGAATCATTAGATTAAGAAACGGATTGTATATTAACCTCGCAAAATACTTCACGCTACGCATTATTAATATATTACCTGTTCCTTTCAATCGTTTCTCCATGCTGGTTTCTGTCTGTATATTCGCTACAGCTCTTCCCTTTTTCCATTAGAGGTTGTGGGTTCCTGTAATGAAACTaagatcttgtgtttaattcatattttatacaaTAATTTTCAATCGCTGAAATAGTCTTTGACCaaaacttattattttttttttacttattcctcATTTATGTTGTTATATATACCTCCTTATGTATTATATATCTTTGTATATTATATTCAGTAAGATTATTCATTCAACCCTTTTtttcttgttgggtatataagtcactgcgaccagtttttagatctactgTGTCATTCATTCAGCCTTACTTTTCAGGTGAATTATTTTTGTTTGTCTGTTGATGTTCTTCATATTTAATTTTTACTTAtttatgttttgttgttgtttccccaAAAACCCTTTTTCATTATTGTTCAACCCCCTATTGGTtgttataattttcccatacccACATTTTTCTCATTATCCCTATCCCTTTATTTATTTATGAGCATTGTAATGCCCGTATTCTGTTACCCGCATCCTTTGTCAGTTGGTAATGTTGTCCAATAGTATTGATGCTTCTTTCATACATTTACAAACTCGATGTTTCATCCGGGGTCGCGATCCCCTTGTCCATTCACACACTCATTCTCTCTCATTCTTTGAAATTGTTCCATAATGTCAGTTATGTTCTGTCGCATATATGTGTTTTGTATGTATTATTGATTTTGTACGTTATTTTTTGTGTATGGGCCCATACGATGTTTTTATTTCGTCTTCAAAAATCATGTTCACATGTTATTTTTATTTCATTCGGTTTATTTCCTTGATTCACCTTTTCCTTAGCATGGTCATGCCCCAATTGTTCATTAAATTCTTTTCATTTATGTTGCCCCAAGAGATCCCTCTTATTATTAGTTCATTTCAGAACCCAAGAAAAGAATCATTTTTCttttgtcttgttttgcaaagtGTGTTGCccataatatcataaaataatatttgatcgtaTGAATTTATTGATCAGCATctatttttgttattgtttttcattgaatatttataac includes:
- the LOC115256780 gene encoding uncharacterized protein LOC115256780, with translation MFWSHVLVAILLSHHPSTADNEQLAQTVAQILLQHFVHPFEAVQIDQAISNQAAAFHRQQDLIDTILRMLGGRLVVRRYSTRPTIVEPYFFHLIFVDGDEALTRLLAERNIINYETSGLYLLVISEPEPPDQSIDSVLAHLWNLHLVNANVIFNRNGHVLVYTYFPFREGHCEHIKPELLFNLTTLQENFTRPTFYCNRLRNFHGCALLGGTFEAKPYTIYRSTTSNATLQVGGFEGDLMQVLARQLNFSLSWKNAPGQWGFARPLGNSTGLMKMAQEEDVDFAIVYKKMYFISLSPHVYHQCVVLFDDNSRGMNR
- the LOC115256781 gene encoding uncharacterized protein LOC115256781 — its product is MNLGVTSNVIAEIIDTHYTIRQVPLLFMGESYQTHQDLINLIIRSLNQRRIIQLDSTIFDYSSWSYAVFIFQHYESLKNFIPQMESTKFDLFGYYTFVINTVTDSQIFDTFNTFWKLKIIRTVLVVVNDDHPDLYFYTPYSRSSCGSPTIHHTRDPSTAQLFMQRLNNFYNCSLRLGTFQTPPFVRINSAEPNRSATVSGFEGDLVTTLSGQLNFQLNVVTPPDNGEWGEARPQNSTGLMGILQDGTADFGIGCLGIIPQRNEILQPGRPHYTSRILFAVPEGRPFTAFEKLFRPFKAVVWFTSAAIMSAFTVLVLILKFTSNTVRDFIYGNDNRTAFLNFFNVYFTGVLPRLPQRNFARTLLILWIIHCFIVRSLYQGSLFKYLQAESNQKAVETISEIEHSNLYYYIFKMSERFFQNNPRVLRRVHHLTPGNDTINVQMDALATGKLRDGVLLVTLEHLAYHNTYHLDRGFVRCTRDAVSSYPMVIYYSKRTFLVRVLNRAIGNIETAGLMNYWIRRYGNYHFFPKALDLGEPQALRNEHLAGCYECVGVLLAIGCGIFVLEVVSINRRNLDGQDKTVFLSQQM